From one Lolium rigidum isolate FL_2022 chromosome 4, APGP_CSIRO_Lrig_0.1, whole genome shotgun sequence genomic stretch:
- the LOC124708429 gene encoding myosin heavy chain, embryonic smooth muscle isoform-like isoform X2, giving the protein MQKLQLDRNAASRACQKDRQYIEKLETELSNCYQEIDYLQDQLNIRNIEANIMGQHIHGLELKLTELEKFPERVRVMDNDLMRSDSQCWLLMEEVQRKEEELQKAALQIEKLESVTLDSQCEIESLKLDLTTLEQRLFDAERFGQHAAEYKAKIEKQLREYELQLQEARKTIDHLEVENTQLKKEFLPRRVPKQSSSTSVEQLDKTLENDGHANYERDHGVLEKIGRQNEEPELLIEQLKVELREQKLKAKEDAEDLTQEMAELRYQITGMLEEEYKRRSCIEQAAIQQIQQLEVQVSKEQTKLSGALRRLQESHELADTQAMEIKKLKNALGRLDSALNHGRVCRSCSCGFCPMLVELSKCSIEGSLDLRPSNSSKIDETSQNQGLLEWRPDEASASDTV; this is encoded by the exons ATGCAGAAACTACAGCTCGACAGAAATGCAGCTTCTAGGGCCTGTCAGAAGGACAGGCAATATATTGAGAAATTGGAAACTGAACTGAGTAATTGCTATCAGGAAATCG ACTATTTGCAGGATCAGTTAAATATCAGGAATATTGAAGCAAACATCATGGGGCAGCATATTCATGGCCTCGAACTGAAGCTAACTGAACTTGAAAAATTCCCTGAAAGAGTGAGAGTTATGGACAATGATCTGATGCGGTCTGATTCTCAGTGCTGGCTTCTGATGGAAGAAGTCCAACGTAAAGAAGAGGAGCTGCAAAAGGCAGCCTTACAAATAGAGAAGCTTGAAAGTGTAACTTTAGATTCACAATGTGAAATTGAGAGTTTAAAACTTGATTTGACTACACTTGAGCAAAGACTATTTGATGCTGAGAGGTTTGGCCAGCATGCTGCTGAGTACAAAGCTAAAATTGAGAAGCAACTGAGAGAGTATGAGCTCCAGCTGCAAGAGGCACGAAAGACAATTGATCATCTTGAAGTTGAGAATACACAACTGAAAAAGGAATTCTTGCCTAGAAGGGTTCCTAAACAATCCTCTTCTACATCTGTGGAGCAACTTGACAAAACATTGGAGAATGATGGTCATGCAAACTATGAAAGAGATCATGGAGTTCTTGAAAAGATAGGGAGGCAAAATGAAGAACCTGAACTTCTAATTGAGCAGCTTAAG GTAGAACTTCGAGAACAGAAACTGAAAGCAAAGGAGGATGCGGAAGACCTCACTCAAGAAATGGCTGAACTGAGGTACCAGATAACGGGCATGCTTGAGGAAGAATACAAGCGCCGGTCTTGCATTGAGCAAGCGGCTATTCAACAAATTCAGCAGCTGGAGGTTCAG GTCTCCAAAGAGCAAACAAAATTGAGCGGAGCTCTAAGGCGACTGCAGGAATCCCATGAACTAGCTGACACACAGGCTATGGAGATTAAGAAACTGAAGAACGCTTTAGGG AGGCTGGACTCTGCACTGAATCACGGGAGAGTTTGCAGATCTTGTTCTTGCGGGTTCTGTCCAATGTTGGTAGAATTGTCTAAGTGCTCGATTGAAGGGTCACTCGATCTCAGACCTTCCAACTCTAGCAAAATTGATGAAACTTCGCAGAACCAAGGGCTGCTAGAGTGGCGTCCTGATGAAGCTTCAGCCAGTGACACAGTATAG
- the LOC124708429 gene encoding myosin heavy chain, embryonic smooth muscle isoform-like isoform X1, with translation MSSSSNGHCPGNGAKVLPRREKNNQEKLQLDRNAASRACQKDRQYIEKLETELSNCYQEIDYLQDQLNIRNIEANIMGQHIHGLELKLTELEKFPERVRVMDNDLMRSDSQCWLLMEEVQRKEEELQKAALQIEKLESVTLDSQCEIESLKLDLTTLEQRLFDAERFGQHAAEYKAKIEKQLREYELQLQEARKTIDHLEVENTQLKKEFLPRRVPKQSSSTSVEQLDKTLENDGHANYERDHGVLEKIGRQNEEPELLIEQLKVELREQKLKAKEDAEDLTQEMAELRYQITGMLEEEYKRRSCIEQAAIQQIQQLEVQVSKEQTKLSGALRRLQESHELADTQAMEIKKLKNALGRLDSALNHGRVCRSCSCGFCPMLVELSKCSIEGSLDLRPSNSSKIDETSQNQGLLEWRPDEASASDTV, from the exons ATGTCTAGTAGTTCCAATGGCCATTGTCcaggtaatggtgcaaaagttctGCCGAGAAGAGAGAAGAACAACCAGGAG AAACTACAGCTCGACAGAAATGCAGCTTCTAGGGCCTGTCAGAAGGACAGGCAATATATTGAGAAATTGGAAACTGAACTGAGTAATTGCTATCAGGAAATCG ACTATTTGCAGGATCAGTTAAATATCAGGAATATTGAAGCAAACATCATGGGGCAGCATATTCATGGCCTCGAACTGAAGCTAACTGAACTTGAAAAATTCCCTGAAAGAGTGAGAGTTATGGACAATGATCTGATGCGGTCTGATTCTCAGTGCTGGCTTCTGATGGAAGAAGTCCAACGTAAAGAAGAGGAGCTGCAAAAGGCAGCCTTACAAATAGAGAAGCTTGAAAGTGTAACTTTAGATTCACAATGTGAAATTGAGAGTTTAAAACTTGATTTGACTACACTTGAGCAAAGACTATTTGATGCTGAGAGGTTTGGCCAGCATGCTGCTGAGTACAAAGCTAAAATTGAGAAGCAACTGAGAGAGTATGAGCTCCAGCTGCAAGAGGCACGAAAGACAATTGATCATCTTGAAGTTGAGAATACACAACTGAAAAAGGAATTCTTGCCTAGAAGGGTTCCTAAACAATCCTCTTCTACATCTGTGGAGCAACTTGACAAAACATTGGAGAATGATGGTCATGCAAACTATGAAAGAGATCATGGAGTTCTTGAAAAGATAGGGAGGCAAAATGAAGAACCTGAACTTCTAATTGAGCAGCTTAAG GTAGAACTTCGAGAACAGAAACTGAAAGCAAAGGAGGATGCGGAAGACCTCACTCAAGAAATGGCTGAACTGAGGTACCAGATAACGGGCATGCTTGAGGAAGAATACAAGCGCCGGTCTTGCATTGAGCAAGCGGCTATTCAACAAATTCAGCAGCTGGAGGTTCAG GTCTCCAAAGAGCAAACAAAATTGAGCGGAGCTCTAAGGCGACTGCAGGAATCCCATGAACTAGCTGACACACAGGCTATGGAGATTAAGAAACTGAAGAACGCTTTAGGG AGGCTGGACTCTGCACTGAATCACGGGAGAGTTTGCAGATCTTGTTCTTGCGGGTTCTGTCCAATGTTGGTAGAATTGTCTAAGTGCTCGATTGAAGGGTCACTCGATCTCAGACCTTCCAACTCTAGCAAAATTGATGAAACTTCGCAGAACCAAGGGCTGCTAGAGTGGCGTCCTGATGAAGCTTCAGCCAGTGACACAGTATAG